Proteins found in one Micromonospora sp. WMMD1082 genomic segment:
- the pdxT gene encoding pyridoxal 5'-phosphate synthase glutaminase subunit PdxT has translation MTAPVIGVLALQGDVREHAEALTGAGAQARPVRRAAELDAVDGLVIPGGESTTMSKLVDIFELREPIDKRIAEGMPVYGSCAGMIMLATDVLDGRPDQRGFDGIEMTVRRNAFGRQVDSFEAPVEIAGLDGGPLHAVFIRAPWVERVGDGVEVLGTVTDGPAAGRIVAVRQGNLLATAFHPELTGDRRLHAYFVDLVRAAT, from the coding sequence GTGACGGCACCGGTCATCGGCGTGCTCGCCCTGCAGGGCGACGTCCGCGAGCACGCCGAGGCCCTGACCGGGGCCGGCGCGCAGGCCCGACCGGTACGCCGGGCGGCCGAGCTGGACGCGGTCGACGGCCTGGTGATCCCGGGCGGGGAGTCCACCACCATGAGCAAGCTGGTGGACATCTTCGAGCTGCGCGAGCCGATCGACAAGCGGATCGCCGAGGGCATGCCGGTCTACGGCTCGTGCGCCGGAATGATCATGCTGGCCACCGACGTCCTCGACGGCCGGCCGGACCAGCGCGGCTTCGACGGCATCGAGATGACCGTGCGCCGCAACGCCTTCGGCCGGCAGGTCGACTCGTTCGAGGCGCCGGTGGAGATCGCCGGCCTGGACGGTGGACCGCTGCACGCGGTCTTCATCCGCGCACCCTGGGTCGAACGGGTCGGCGACGGCGTCGAGGTACTGGGCACGGTGACCGACGGTCCGGCCGCCGGCCGGATCGTCGCGGTGCGCCAGGGCAACCTGCTGGCCACCGCCTTCCACCCGGAACTCACCGGCGACCGCCGACTGCACGCCTACTTCGTCGACCTGGTCCGCGCCGCAACCTGA
- the pdxS gene encoding pyridoxal 5'-phosphate synthase lyase subunit PdxS has product MPETTSPNASTPVVGTARVKRGMAEMLKGGVIMDVVTAEQAKIAEDAGAVAVMALERVPADIRAQGGVSRMSDPDMIDGIINAVSIPVMAKARIGHFVEAQILQSLGVDYVDESEVLTPADYANHIDKWAFTVPFVCGATNLGEALRRITEGAAMIRSKGEAGTGDVSNATTHMRKIRQEIRRLQTLPTDELFVAAKELQAPYELVKEVAETGKLPVVLFTAGGIATPADAAMMMQLGAEGVFVGSGIFKSGNPAQRAAAIVKATTFHDDPDVLAKVSRGLGEAMVGINVDDIPQPHRLAERGW; this is encoded by the coding sequence GTGCCCGAGACGACTTCCCCGAACGCCAGCACCCCCGTGGTCGGCACCGCGCGCGTGAAGCGCGGCATGGCCGAGATGCTCAAGGGCGGTGTGATCATGGACGTGGTCACCGCCGAGCAAGCCAAGATCGCTGAAGATGCCGGCGCGGTCGCGGTGATGGCGCTGGAGCGGGTGCCCGCGGACATCCGCGCCCAGGGCGGAGTGTCCCGGATGAGCGATCCCGACATGATCGACGGCATCATCAACGCCGTCTCCATCCCGGTGATGGCCAAGGCCCGCATCGGCCACTTCGTCGAGGCGCAGATCCTGCAGTCCCTCGGCGTCGACTACGTCGACGAGTCCGAGGTGCTCACCCCCGCCGACTACGCCAACCACATCGACAAGTGGGCCTTCACCGTGCCGTTCGTCTGCGGCGCGACGAACCTGGGCGAGGCGCTGCGCCGGATCACCGAGGGCGCGGCCATGATCCGTTCCAAGGGCGAGGCCGGCACCGGTGACGTCTCCAACGCCACCACCCACATGCGGAAGATCCGCCAGGAGATCCGCCGCCTCCAGACGCTGCCGACCGACGAGCTGTTCGTCGCGGCGAAGGAGTTGCAGGCCCCGTACGAGCTGGTCAAGGAGGTCGCCGAGACCGGCAAGCTGCCGGTGGTGCTCTTCACCGCCGGTGGCATCGCCACCCCGGCCGACGCGGCGATGATGATGCAACTCGGCGCCGAGGGTGTCTTCGTCGGCTCCGGCATCTTCAAGTCCGGCAACCCGGCCCAGCGGGCCGCCGCGATCGTCAAGGCGACCACCTTCCACGACGACCCGGACGTGCTGGCCAAGGTCTCCCGGGGCCTCGGCGAGGCGATGGTCGGCATCAACGTCGACGACATCCCGCAGCCGCACCGCCTGGCCGAGCGCGGGTGGTGA
- a CDS encoding glycosyltransferase family 4 protein has translation MRIGIVCPYSFDVPGGVQNHVLDLAEALIGLGHEVSVLAPADEDSPLPPYVVPAGRSVPLPYNGSVARVAFGPVSTARVRRWITRGDFDVLHVHEPLALSLSMVAVLSARGPVVATFHTAMTRSRMLAAAQGALQIVLERITARIAVSALARKVQVEHLDGGAVEIPNGVAVAKFAAVEPLPGWPGECAPGRGGTLGFLGRFTEPRKGFPILRDAFVELARQRPGLRLLVAGPGDADDLFDRFPPDLRDRVTFLGLVSEEDKARMLRSVHLYVAPNTGGESFGMILTEALAAGTTVVASDLDAFRRVLDGGRAGRLFPTGDAAALRETLTGLLDDPAQRAELTACGDQVVASFDWPVVARRVLEVYAAAIEATDGRVIDQEWAGPD, from the coding sequence ATGCGGATCGGCATCGTCTGCCCGTACTCCTTCGACGTACCCGGCGGGGTGCAGAACCACGTCCTGGACCTCGCGGAGGCGCTGATCGGGCTCGGGCACGAGGTGAGCGTCCTCGCCCCGGCGGACGAGGACTCGCCGCTGCCGCCGTACGTGGTGCCGGCCGGCCGGTCGGTGCCCCTGCCGTACAACGGCTCGGTGGCCCGGGTGGCGTTCGGGCCGGTCTCCACCGCCCGGGTGCGCCGGTGGATCACCCGGGGCGACTTCGACGTGCTGCACGTGCACGAGCCGCTCGCGCTGAGCCTGTCGATGGTCGCGGTGCTCTCCGCCCGGGGGCCGGTGGTGGCCACGTTCCACACCGCGATGACCCGCTCCCGGATGCTCGCGGCCGCCCAGGGCGCGCTCCAGATCGTGCTGGAGCGGATCACCGCGCGGATCGCGGTGAGCGCCCTGGCCCGCAAGGTGCAGGTCGAGCACCTGGACGGCGGCGCGGTGGAGATCCCCAACGGGGTAGCGGTGGCCAAGTTCGCGGCGGTCGAGCCGCTGCCCGGCTGGCCGGGGGAGTGCGCGCCGGGTCGCGGCGGCACGCTCGGCTTCCTGGGCCGGTTCACCGAACCTCGCAAGGGGTTCCCGATCCTGCGGGACGCCTTCGTCGAGCTGGCCCGGCAGCGGCCCGGCCTGCGCCTGCTGGTCGCCGGCCCCGGCGACGCCGACGATCTGTTCGACCGGTTCCCGCCCGATCTCCGGGACCGGGTCACCTTCCTCGGCCTGGTGTCGGAGGAGGACAAGGCGCGCATGCTGCGCAGCGTGCACCTCTACGTGGCGCCGAACACGGGGGGTGAGTCGTTCGGCATGATCCTCACCGAGGCGCTCGCCGCCGGCACCACGGTCGTCGCCAGTGACCTCGACGCCTTCCGCCGGGTGCTCGACGGCGGCCGGGCCGGGCGGCTCTTCCCCACCGGTGACGCGGCGGCGCTGCGTGAGACGCTGACGGGGCTCCTGGACGACCCGGCCCAGCGGGCGGAGCTGACCGCCTGTGGTGACCAGGTGGTGGCGAGTTTCGACTGGCCCGTGGTTGCCCGCCGGGTTCTGGAGGTATACGCAGCGGCGATAGAGGCGACCGACGGGCGGGTGATCGACCAGGAGTGGGCGGGGCCGGACTGA